In a genomic window of uncultured Sphaerochaeta sp.:
- the grpE gene encoding nucleotide exchange factor GrpE, with product MMALQGVMLLAQGLQIDMCRSYGLMHGKLRDGMDKKDKKSKAEAQQEEKVIADEDVQAQQETNGEEKTPQEPVMSELEKKESEIMQLKEKLADAQGEIASLKEQMLRDRADLENYRKRLIRDKEDAVRFANENLIKDLLQPLDDFNRALEAAESTKEYAKVHDGVVMVNSQLYSTLEKNWGLERIASVGKEFDPSEHEAYQVVIDDSLEAETVLEEYIVGYKLHGRVLRPSKVKVGKPNV from the coding sequence ATGATGGCCTTGCAAGGAGTAATGTTGCTTGCACAAGGCTTGCAAATAGACATGTGCCGATCCTATGGGTTGATGCATGGGAAACTGAGGGATGGAATGGATAAGAAAGACAAGAAAAGCAAGGCTGAAGCACAGCAGGAAGAAAAAGTCATTGCTGACGAGGACGTCCAGGCACAGCAGGAAACGAATGGGGAAGAGAAGACCCCACAAGAGCCTGTCATGAGTGAGCTTGAGAAGAAGGAGTCGGAAATCATGCAATTGAAGGAGAAGCTTGCTGATGCACAGGGAGAAATTGCTTCCTTGAAAGAACAGATGCTTCGTGATCGTGCAGATCTTGAGAACTATAGGAAACGCCTGATTCGGGATAAGGAAGATGCTGTCAGATTCGCTAATGAGAACCTGATCAAGGATTTGCTTCAGCCCCTTGATGACTTCAATCGTGCCTTGGAAGCTGCTGAGTCCACCAAAGAGTATGCCAAAGTGCATGACGGGGTGGTGATGGTGAACTCCCAACTGTATTCCACACTGGAGAAAAACTGGGGCTTGGAACGCATAGCTTCAGTTGGAAAGGAGTTTGACCCTTCCGAGCATGAGGCTTACCAAGTGGTGATTGATGATTCCCTTGAGGCAGAGACCGTCTTGGAAGAGTACATCGTCGGCTACAAGCTGCATGGAAGAGTGCTCAGGCCTTCGAAGGTAAAAGTCGGCAAGCCAAACGTTTGA